A region of Oncorhynchus masou masou isolate Uvic2021 chromosome 29, UVic_Omas_1.1, whole genome shotgun sequence DNA encodes the following proteins:
- the LOC135520669 gene encoding cytohesin-2 isoform X2: protein MEELGTVPVDLSPEERSELEDIRRRKGALLQEIQRLRDELREAIIEVEGLETSTEGSKTLQKNRHVAMGRKKFNMDPKKGIVFLVENELLRHTQEDVAQFLYKGEGLNKTAIGDYLGEREDFNLKVLQAFVDLHEFTDLNLVQALRQFLWSFRLPGEAQKIDRMMEAFAQRYCHCNPGVFQSTDTCYVLSFAIIMLNTSLHNPNVRDKPGLDRFISMNRGINEGGDLPEDLLRNLYDSIKNEPFKIPEDDGNDLTHTFFNPDREGWLLKLGGGRVKTWKRRWFILTDNCLYYFEYTTDKEPRGIIPLENLSIREVEDPRKPNCFELYIPNNRGQLIKACKTEADGRVVEGNHNVYRISAPTPEEKDEWIHHINSAVSVDPFYEMLAARKKRISLKKNEEQP, encoded by the exons ATGGAGGAATTAGGTACAG tCCCGGTAGACCTGAGTCCAGAGGAGCGCTCTGAGCTGGAGGACATCCGTCGGAGGAAGGGAGCTCTGCTGCAGGAGATCCAGAGGCTCAGAGACGAGCTCAGAGAGGCCATCATAGAGGTGGAGGGACTGGAGACCAGCACAGAGGGCAG TAAAACTTTACAGAAGAACAGGCATGTGGCCATGGGAAGGAAGAAGTTTAACATGGACCCCAAAAAG ggtATTGTGTTCCTGGTGGAGAATGAGTTGCTCAGACACACTCAAGAGGATGTTGCCCAGTTCCTGTACAAAGGAGAGGGACTCAACAAGACTGCTATAGGAGACTACCTGGGAGAGAG gGAGGACTTTAATCTCAAGGTTCTGCAGGCGTTTGTTGACCTTCATGAGTTCACTGATCTCAACCTGGTCCAGGCTCTCAG GCAGTTCCTGTGGAGTTTCCGTCTGCCTGGCGAGGCTCAGAAGATTGACAGGATGATGGAGGCCTTTGCCCAGAGATACTGTCACTGCAACCCTGGGGTCTTCCAGAGCACTG ATACGTGCTATGTGCTGTCGTTTGCTATCATCATGCTGAACACCAGCCTCCACAACCCCAACGTGAGAGACAAGCCTGGATTGGACCGCTTCATCTCCATGAACAGAGGCATCAACGAGGGTGGAGACCTGCCAGAGGACCTGCTCCGA AATCTTTATGACAGCATCAAGAACGAGCCCTTCAAGATCCCTGAGGATGATGGGAACGACCTGACACACACCTTCTTCAACCCCGACAGAGAGGGCTGGCTCCTCAAACTAGG AGGAGGACGGGTGAAGACCTGGAAAAGAAGATGGTTCATTCTCACAGACAACTGCCTTTACTACTTTGAGTATACTACA GATAAGGAGCCCAGAGGTATCATTCCCCTAGAGAACCTGAGTATCCGGGAGGTTGAAGACCCCAGGAAACCT AACTGCTTTGAGCTGTACATCCCCAACAACCGTGGTCAGCTGATCAAGGCCTGTAAGACGGAGGCAGACGGCAGAGTGGTGGAGGGGAACCACAACGTGTACCGCATCTCTGCCCCCACACCTGAGGAGAAAGACGAATGGATCCACCACATCAA ctctgcGGTCAGCGTAGACCCCTTCTATGAGATGCTGGCTGCCAGGAAGAAACGCATATCGTTAAAGAAGAATGAGGAACAGCCGTAG
- the LOC135520669 gene encoding cytohesin-2 isoform X1, producing MTVDSEIFMPKSKAPKMDDLDYIPVDLSPEERSELEDIRRRKGALLQEIQRLRDELREAIIEVEGLETSTEGSKTLQKNRHVAMGRKKFNMDPKKGIVFLVENELLRHTQEDVAQFLYKGEGLNKTAIGDYLGEREDFNLKVLQAFVDLHEFTDLNLVQALRQFLWSFRLPGEAQKIDRMMEAFAQRYCHCNPGVFQSTDTCYVLSFAIIMLNTSLHNPNVRDKPGLDRFISMNRGINEGGDLPEDLLRNLYDSIKNEPFKIPEDDGNDLTHTFFNPDREGWLLKLGGRVKTWKRRWFILTDNCLYYFEYTTDKEPRGIIPLENLSIREVEDPRKPNCFELYIPNNRGQLIKACKTEADGRVVEGNHNVYRISAPTPEEKDEWIHHINSAVSVDPFYEMLAARKKRISLKKNEEQP from the exons ATGACAGTCGACTCTGAAATATTTATGCCTAAAAGCAAAGCGCCAAAAATGGATGACCTGGACTACA tCCCGGTAGACCTGAGTCCAGAGGAGCGCTCTGAGCTGGAGGACATCCGTCGGAGGAAGGGAGCTCTGCTGCAGGAGATCCAGAGGCTCAGAGACGAGCTCAGAGAGGCCATCATAGAGGTGGAGGGACTGGAGACCAGCACAGAGGGCAG TAAAACTTTACAGAAGAACAGGCATGTGGCCATGGGAAGGAAGAAGTTTAACATGGACCCCAAAAAG ggtATTGTGTTCCTGGTGGAGAATGAGTTGCTCAGACACACTCAAGAGGATGTTGCCCAGTTCCTGTACAAAGGAGAGGGACTCAACAAGACTGCTATAGGAGACTACCTGGGAGAGAG gGAGGACTTTAATCTCAAGGTTCTGCAGGCGTTTGTTGACCTTCATGAGTTCACTGATCTCAACCTGGTCCAGGCTCTCAG GCAGTTCCTGTGGAGTTTCCGTCTGCCTGGCGAGGCTCAGAAGATTGACAGGATGATGGAGGCCTTTGCCCAGAGATACTGTCACTGCAACCCTGGGGTCTTCCAGAGCACTG ATACGTGCTATGTGCTGTCGTTTGCTATCATCATGCTGAACACCAGCCTCCACAACCCCAACGTGAGAGACAAGCCTGGATTGGACCGCTTCATCTCCATGAACAGAGGCATCAACGAGGGTGGAGACCTGCCAGAGGACCTGCTCCGA AATCTTTATGACAGCATCAAGAACGAGCCCTTCAAGATCCCTGAGGATGATGGGAACGACCTGACACACACCTTCTTCAACCCCGACAGAGAGGGCTGGCTCCTCAAACTAG GAGGACGGGTGAAGACCTGGAAAAGAAGATGGTTCATTCTCACAGACAACTGCCTTTACTACTTTGAGTATACTACA GATAAGGAGCCCAGAGGTATCATTCCCCTAGAGAACCTGAGTATCCGGGAGGTTGAAGACCCCAGGAAACCT AACTGCTTTGAGCTGTACATCCCCAACAACCGTGGTCAGCTGATCAAGGCCTGTAAGACGGAGGCAGACGGCAGAGTGGTGGAGGGGAACCACAACGTGTACCGCATCTCTGCCCCCACACCTGAGGAGAAAGACGAATGGATCCACCACATCAA ctctgcGGTCAGCGTAGACCCCTTCTATGAGATGCTGGCTGCCAGGAAGAAACGCATATCGTTAAAGAAGAATGAGGAACAGCCGTAG